The Pseudomonas allokribbensis genome has a window encoding:
- a CDS encoding Re/Si-specific NAD(P)(+) transhydrogenase subunit alpha produces MHIGVPLETQTGETRVAATPETIKKLIGQGHKVTVQSGAGIKASVVDSAYEAAGATIGSASDAFGAELILKVVAPSDTELALIKRGTVLVGMLNPFSNETIAKMAECGITAFALEAAPRTSRAQSLDVLSSQANIAGYKSVLLAAHYYPRFMPMLMTAAGTVKAARVLILGAGVAGLQAIATAKRLGAVIEASDVRPAVKEQIESLGAKFVDVPYETDEERECAVGVGGYARPMPASWMQRQAQAVHERAKQADIVITTALIPGRKAPTLLSADTVAQMKPGSVVIDLAAAQGGNCPLTVADQVVIENGVTIVGPTNLAGEVAADASALYARNLLDFLKLVFTKEGQFEVNLEDDIVAACLMCRDGQVIRKNA; encoded by the coding sequence GTGCACATTGGTGTTCCTCTCGAAACCCAGACGGGTGAAACACGGGTTGCTGCAACCCCGGAAACCATCAAAAAGCTGATCGGCCAGGGTCATAAGGTCACTGTACAAAGCGGCGCCGGCATCAAGGCCAGCGTTGTCGACAGTGCCTATGAAGCGGCAGGCGCGACCATTGGCAGTGCCAGCGATGCGTTTGGTGCAGAGCTGATTCTCAAAGTGGTCGCCCCCAGCGACACCGAACTGGCGCTGATCAAGCGCGGCACGGTGCTGGTGGGCATGCTCAATCCGTTCAGCAATGAAACCATCGCCAAAATGGCCGAGTGCGGGATCACCGCGTTCGCCCTGGAAGCAGCACCACGTACCTCCCGGGCCCAGAGCCTCGACGTGCTGTCGTCCCAGGCAAACATTGCCGGCTATAAATCGGTTCTGCTGGCCGCCCACTACTATCCGCGCTTCATGCCGATGCTGATGACCGCTGCGGGTACCGTGAAAGCGGCGCGCGTGCTGATTCTTGGCGCGGGCGTGGCCGGTTTGCAGGCGATTGCCACGGCGAAACGTCTGGGTGCCGTCATCGAAGCGTCCGACGTACGTCCGGCCGTGAAGGAACAGATCGAATCCCTCGGCGCCAAATTCGTCGACGTGCCTTACGAGACCGATGAAGAACGCGAATGCGCGGTCGGCGTCGGCGGTTACGCCCGCCCGATGCCGGCGAGCTGGATGCAGCGTCAGGCCCAGGCCGTGCACGAACGCGCCAAGCAGGCGGACATCGTCATCACCACCGCTCTGATCCCGGGTCGCAAGGCTCCGACACTGCTGAGCGCGGACACCGTGGCGCAGATGAAACCCGGTTCGGTGGTCATCGACCTCGCTGCAGCCCAGGGTGGCAACTGCCCGCTGACCGTGGCCGATCAGGTCGTGATCGAGAACGGGGTGACCATCGTCGGCCCGACCAACCTCGCCGGTGAAGTCGCCGCAGACGCTTCGGCGCTGTATGCACGCAACCTGCTGGACTTCCTGAAGCTGGTCTTCACCAAAGAAGGCCAGTTCGAAGTGAACCTCGAAGACGACATCGTCGCCGCGTGCCTGATGTGCCGCGACGGCCAAGTCATCCGCAAAAACGCCTAA
- a CDS encoding LysR family transcriptional regulator, with translation MRRKIPSTTALISFEAAARHESFTKAAEELSLTQGAICRQIASLEDFLSVELFRRSRRGVKLTEAGLSYSRRVATQLDAVERDTLSVMGQQGTNVIELAVVPTFGTQWLLPRLKDFQLKHPEVTVNLTNRTRPFLFADTDFDAAIYFGDADWSGTESHRLMGENPMPVCSPVLLGNKNSLTPEEIADLPLLQQTTRPYAWRQWFNSQHLNIPRDMTGPRYELFSMLAQAAMHDMGIALIPPFLIQRELAEKRLVIANPNALSSIKAYYLMIPERKVESASLKAFRDWLVNQAHSYNLEG, from the coding sequence ATGCGCCGCAAGATACCCAGCACCACCGCCCTGATCAGCTTTGAAGCCGCCGCCCGTCACGAGAGCTTTACCAAGGCCGCCGAAGAACTTTCTCTCACCCAGGGCGCCATTTGCCGACAGATCGCCAGCCTCGAGGACTTCCTCAGCGTCGAACTGTTCCGACGCTCCCGTCGCGGGGTGAAGCTGACGGAAGCAGGTCTTTCCTACAGCCGCCGGGTTGCCACTCAACTCGACGCCGTGGAGCGCGACACCCTCTCGGTGATGGGTCAGCAAGGTACCAATGTGATCGAGCTCGCTGTGGTGCCCACCTTCGGCACGCAATGGCTGCTGCCAAGACTGAAGGACTTCCAGCTCAAGCACCCCGAAGTAACGGTCAACCTGACCAACCGCACCCGCCCGTTCCTGTTTGCCGACACCGATTTCGATGCCGCCATCTATTTCGGCGATGCCGATTGGTCGGGTACTGAATCCCACCGATTAATGGGTGAAAATCCGATGCCGGTGTGCAGCCCTGTCTTGCTCGGTAACAAGAACAGTCTTACACCTGAAGAGATCGCCGATCTGCCTCTGCTCCAGCAAACCACCCGCCCCTACGCCTGGCGGCAGTGGTTCAACTCGCAGCACCTGAACATTCCCCGCGACATGACAGGCCCACGCTACGAGCTATTCTCCATGCTGGCCCAAGCGGCCATGCACGACATGGGTATCGCGCTGATCCCACCGTTCCTGATTCAACGTGAACTGGCCGAGAAACGCTTGGTGATTGCCAACCCGAACGCACTCTCCAGCATCAAGGCGTATTACCTGATGATTCCGGAGCGAAAGGTCGAATCCGCGTCACTCAAGGCATTTCGCGATTGGCTGGTGAATCAGGCACATAGCTACAACCTAGAAGGATAA
- a CDS encoding acyl-CoA dehydrogenase: MGGKASFNWIDPLLLDQQLTEEERMIRDTAEQFAQQSLAPRVLEAFRHEKTDPAIFREMGEVGLLGATIPEQYGGSGLNYVSYGLIAREVERVDSGYRSMMSVQSSLVMVPINEFGTEAQKQKYLPKLASGEWIGCFGLTEPNHGSDPGAMITRARKVDGGYSLTGAKMWITNSPIADVFVVWAKDDAGDIRGFVLEKGWKGLSAPAIHGKVGLRASITGEIVMDNVFVPEENIFPDVRGLKGPFTCLNSARYGISWGALGAAEFCWHTARQYTLDRQQFGRPLAATQLIQKKLADMQTEITLALQGCLRLGRMKDEGTAAVEITSIMKRNSCGKSLDIARMARDMLGGNGISDEFGVARHLVNLEVVNTYEGTHDVHALILGRAQTGLQAFY, from the coding sequence ATGGGCGGTAAAGCTAGCTTCAACTGGATCGATCCCCTGCTGCTGGATCAACAGCTGACTGAAGAAGAACGCATGATCCGCGACACTGCCGAGCAATTCGCCCAGCAGAGCCTCGCGCCGCGCGTGCTCGAAGCCTTCCGCCATGAGAAGACTGACCCGGCGATCTTCCGTGAGATGGGTGAGGTCGGCCTGTTGGGCGCGACCATCCCCGAGCAGTACGGTGGCAGCGGTCTCAACTATGTCAGCTACGGCCTGATTGCTCGTGAAGTCGAGCGCGTCGACTCCGGCTACCGTTCGATGATGAGCGTGCAGTCTTCGCTGGTCATGGTGCCGATCAACGAGTTCGGTACCGAAGCACAGAAGCAGAAGTACCTGCCGAAACTGGCTTCCGGCGAATGGATCGGCTGCTTCGGTCTGACCGAGCCGAACCACGGTTCCGATCCGGGCGCGATGATTACTCGTGCACGCAAAGTGGATGGTGGCTACAGCCTGACCGGCGCCAAGATGTGGATCACCAACAGCCCGATCGCTGATGTGTTCGTGGTCTGGGCCAAGGACGACGCTGGGGACATCCGCGGCTTCGTGCTGGAGAAGGGCTGGAAAGGCCTGAGCGCTCCGGCGATTCACGGCAAGGTCGGCCTGCGAGCCTCGATCACCGGCGAAATCGTCATGGATAACGTGTTCGTGCCGGAAGAGAACATCTTCCCGGACGTGCGTGGCCTGAAAGGTCCGTTCACCTGCCTCAACTCTGCACGTTATGGCATCTCCTGGGGCGCGCTGGGTGCGGCGGAGTTCTGCTGGCACACCGCTCGCCAGTACACCCTGGACCGTCAACAGTTCGGCCGCCCGTTGGCTGCGACTCAGTTGATCCAGAAGAAGCTCGCGGACATGCAAACCGAGATCACTCTGGCGCTGCAAGGCTGCCTGCGTCTGGGTCGCATGAAAGATGAAGGCACCGCTGCGGTTGAAATCACTTCGATCATGAAGCGCAACTCTTGCGGCAAGTCCCTGGATATCGCTCGTATGGCGCGTGACATGTTGGGCGGTAACGGGATCTCCGATGAGTTCGGGGTGGCCCGTCACTTGGTCAACCTGGAAGTGGTGAATACCTATGAAGGTACTCACGACGTTCATGCGCTGATCCTCGGTCGTGCACAGACCGGCCTGCAGGCGTTCTATTAA
- a CDS encoding CaiB/BaiF CoA transferase family protein produces the protein MGALSHLRVLDLSRVLAGPWAGQILADLGAEVIKVERPGNGDDTRAWGPPFLKDAYGENTSEAAYYLSANRNKQSVTIDFTRPEGQKLVRELAAKSDILIENFKVGGLAAYGLDYESLKAINPDLIYCSITGFGQTGPYAKRAGYDFMIQGLGGLMSLTGRPEGDEGAGPVKVGVALTDILTGLYSTVAILAALAHRDHDGGGQHIDMALLDVQVACLANQAMNYLTTGNAPKRLGNAHPNIVPYQDFPTADGDFILTVGNDGQFRKFAEVAGQPQWADDPRFATNKLRVANRAVLIPLIRQATVFKTTAEWVAQLEQAGVPCGPINDLSQVFEDPQVKSRGLAIELPHALAGMVPQVASPIRLSRTPVEYRRAPPLLGEHTLEVLQRVLGLGAGAVAAMKEDGVL, from the coding sequence ATGGGCGCGCTGTCGCATCTGCGGGTACTGGATTTGTCGCGAGTGCTGGCCGGCCCATGGGCCGGGCAGATTCTTGCCGACCTTGGGGCGGAAGTGATCAAGGTCGAGCGCCCGGGCAATGGTGATGACACTCGTGCCTGGGGGCCGCCCTTTCTGAAAGACGCTTACGGCGAGAATACGTCGGAGGCGGCGTATTACCTGTCGGCCAACCGCAACAAACAATCGGTGACGATCGACTTCACGCGTCCCGAAGGTCAGAAACTTGTACGGGAGCTGGCAGCCAAGTCGGACATCCTGATCGAGAACTTCAAGGTCGGTGGGTTGGCGGCTTATGGTCTGGATTACGAGTCGCTGAAGGCGATCAATCCGGATCTGATCTATTGCTCGATCACTGGTTTTGGCCAGACCGGGCCGTATGCCAAGCGCGCGGGTTATGACTTCATGATTCAGGGGCTCGGCGGGCTGATGAGCCTCACCGGGCGACCTGAAGGTGATGAAGGTGCCGGGCCGGTGAAAGTGGGCGTGGCGCTCACGGATATCCTCACGGGGCTGTATTCGACCGTGGCGATCCTGGCGGCACTGGCTCACCGTGATCACGATGGCGGCGGCCAACACATCGATATGGCGTTGCTGGATGTGCAGGTGGCATGTCTGGCTAACCAGGCGATGAATTACCTGACGACGGGCAATGCACCGAAGCGGTTGGGGAATGCACATCCGAATATCGTGCCGTACCAGGATTTTCCTACGGCCGATGGCGACTTCATTCTTACCGTGGGCAATGACGGGCAGTTCCGCAAATTTGCCGAAGTGGCAGGGCAGCCGCAGTGGGCGGATGACCCGCGTTTCGCGACTAATAAGCTGCGGGTGGCGAACCGGGCGGTGCTGATTCCGCTGATCCGCCAGGCGACGGTCTTCAAGACGACCGCCGAGTGGGTGGCTCAACTGGAGCAGGCGGGTGTGCCGTGCGGGCCGATCAATGATCTGTCGCAGGTGTTTGAGGACCCGCAGGTGAAATCCCGTGGGCTGGCGATTGAGCTGCCACATGCTCTGGCGGGGATGGTGCCGCAGGTGGCCAGTCCGATTCGGTTGTCTCGGACTCCTGTTGAGTACCGTCGTGCGCCTCCTTTGCTGGGCGAACATACGCTGGAGGTTTTGCAGCGAGTGCTGGGCCTGGGGGCTGGGGCGGTGGCTGCGATGAAAGAGGATGGGGTGCTTTGA